In Clostridium thermosuccinogenes, the genomic stretch GTGCTGGCTGTCATGGTTAAAACCAATAGAATGAATTTTGACCCATATAATCCATATCGGGAAACTTTGCTGCTCAGAAGGCCGTTAAAATTGCCAGCGAGCTCTTCTTGATGTACTATTAAGCCGGACAGGATGCCTATGCCTAATGGAATGATACACGCTGTCCATGCCTCAAAAAAGGTTTGGAAGACCAGTGTTTGTGTGTTTTTATCGATGCCTCTTAAAGCGACATATCCAATAATGAGTGCTGCATAAACCACAGGAAAACAAAATGTAAGCAGTCTTAAGGCTGTCCTTTTTGTTTTCAACCATTCTACGTATAATATTTTCATCATCTCACCTCCCTGTTGTTAAACCATACCGCAGTTATAAAAGTAAATATTACCAAGGCTGCAAGTGAAATTAATATGCCTTTTGGTATTACCGAAGCATTCAATAATGGGCTTGTTGATTCCAGAAGTGTCCCATTAGGGTGAACCCCAATTATAGGACACATTAGCCTTGTAGGCCAGCTCCATGGTACATATAGCCAGTATGGCCCTGCTGAAGCAATAACACCTGCAATTAAGCCTAAAAATCCCGTTGCCATGCTTGCAAATGTTCCTTTCCATGCAGCCATCCATAATTGCAGTGGTATTATGGCAAGTGACACAATCCAAGTAGTAAGGCCGCCGGCAAAAATTTTAAACCATGGAATGCTACCATCCCCGGTAATGAGACCTGATATAACAGTAGCACCAATTAGGACTAATGTGGATATCAGTGTATGAAAACCCATTATAACAACTTTTGCAACCCATAAATTAGCTGGTGAAACATCACGTGCTCGAAGGCTTCTGTAGCTGCCTGCCTTTTTCTCCTGCGATTCTGTCAAAGCAGCAAATAAGGCCAAGCCCATCGGAATAAATACCACTGGCCACCAATTGAATACCAAATCAAGAATAAGCTGCCATGACCTGAGATAGTTTGCTGGCATAAACAGCTTTTGCGGCAGTGCCATGAATATAAAAAACATAGGTGCAAGCAATATTAGTCGCCTGGTAAAAGTTCTTTTATACTTAAGGAACTCTGACTGTAATATATTCATCATTGCTTTTCCACTCCTCTTACTACTTTCATAAATAACGCTTCAAGATCCTCAGAAAGATTTATCTTACCTTGATATTTAAGTTCTCCCCCGCTTATGATACCAATATGGTCGACTATTTGGGAAACCTCTGCCAAAATATGACTCGAAAGTATAACTGTAATTCCTTTTCCAGGAAAGGAACGGATTAAATCTCTTAGTTCTTGAATCCCAATAGGATCAAGTCCGTTTGTAGGCTCATCAAGAATCAACAGCTCCGGACTGCCAAGTAGTGCTATTGCAATCCCCAGTCTCTGTTTCATTCCCATTGAAAAATGCGATGTAAGTTTTTTACCCACATCCTTTAGCTCAACTATTTCAAGAACATCATATATTCGTTCTTTTGGAAGGCCAAGTAATTTCGCATGAACTAAAAGATTTTCAAAGGCTGTTAGATTTCCATACAAAGCTGGTGACTCTATGAGTGTTCCCATGCGTCTCAGGTGCTTTCGCTCCCAAGGTTCTCCAAATGCAATTATTTCACCTGCGTTAGGGTACAACAACCCGGTTATCATCTTTAAAGTTGTCGACTTCCCTGCTCCATTCGGTCCAAGGAGTCCATATATAGAGCCTCTTGGTATTTGAAGCGAAATATTATTTACAGCAAGCTGCTTTCCAAAATATTTTTTAAGGCATCTGGTTTCAAGTATTAAATCTGTCATTTTGCATCATCCTTTCGACTAAAAGTACAAATCTATTTTCCGATTTATACATTAACAGCTAATTATAAAGAATCTATAAAACAGAAAAAAATTTTTATATATTTACCTGCTTCAGGCTATTTTTGTTATTTCTATTTATGGTAAACTTATCAGTTCACAATATATGTCTTTCGGCAGAAAATAAAGATGCCGCCAATAAAGAAGATTTTCCTCTCAACTGGCGGCAATTTTATCACAAGCCTCTTTCCTT encodes the following:
- a CDS encoding lantibiotic immunity ABC transporter MutE/EpiE family permease subunit, encoding MMNILQSEFLKYKRTFTRRLILLAPMFFIFMALPQKLFMPANYLRSWQLILDLVFNWWPVVFIPMGLALFAALTESQEKKAGSYRSLRARDVSPANLWVAKVVIMGFHTLISTLVLIGATVISGLITGDGSIPWFKIFAGGLTTWIVSLAIIPLQLWMAAWKGTFASMATGFLGLIAGVIASAGPYWLYVPWSWPTRLMCPIIGVHPNGTLLESTSPLLNASVIPKGILISLAALVIFTFITAVWFNNREVR
- a CDS encoding lantibiotic protection ABC transporter ATP-binding protein; translation: MTDLILETRCLKKYFGKQLAVNNISLQIPRGSIYGLLGPNGAGKSTTLKMITGLLYPNAGEIIAFGEPWERKHLRRMGTLIESPALYGNLTAFENLLVHAKLLGLPKERIYDVLEIVELKDVGKKLTSHFSMGMKQRLGIAIALLGSPELLILDEPTNGLDPIGIQELRDLIRSFPGKGITVILSSHILAEVSQIVDHIGIISGGELKYQGKINLSEDLEALFMKVVRGVEKQ